The Streptomyces luteogriseus genome includes a window with the following:
- a CDS encoding beta-ketoacyl-[acyl-carrier-protein] synthase family protein encodes MAGMDIAVTGLGLVTPGGIGVGPSWAAVCDGRPAAALDPLLTDNPVRISCRVPGFDPERLLSARRAHRLDRFVQFALVAAHEAVADAGLDPQTWDGARVGVVLGCADGGPGTVEEQHHVLREQGADRVSPLLLPMQLPNMLAGQTAIEFGATGPNLVVATACASGATAIGTARDLLALGRCDIVLAGGSEAMVTPLVMAGFAQMGALSKRHDDPASASRPFDADRDGFVAGEGAGILVMERVADARARGAHVHGRIIGYGATADAHHMTSPHPDGAGIEAAVRAALADAGADPDDVQHVNAHGTSTPLNDLAEARMIGRTLRGDPLVTSTKGVTGHLLGAAGAVEAAFTVLSVEHELVPPTANLVMPDSRIDIKLAQTATYMPIDLALSNSLGFGGQNTALAIAPA; translated from the coding sequence ATGGCCGGCATGGACATCGCCGTCACCGGGCTCGGCCTGGTCACCCCGGGTGGTATCGGGGTCGGGCCGAGCTGGGCGGCGGTCTGCGACGGCAGGCCGGCCGCCGCCCTCGATCCGCTGCTGACGGATAACCCCGTACGTATCTCCTGCCGGGTGCCCGGCTTCGACCCCGAGCGCCTGCTGAGCGCGCGGCGGGCCCACCGCCTGGACCGGTTCGTCCAGTTCGCGCTGGTCGCCGCGCACGAGGCGGTGGCCGACGCGGGCCTCGATCCGCAGACGTGGGACGGGGCGCGGGTGGGTGTGGTGCTGGGCTGCGCGGATGGCGGCCCGGGCACCGTCGAGGAACAGCACCACGTGCTGCGCGAGCAGGGCGCCGACCGCGTCTCGCCGCTGCTGCTGCCCATGCAGCTGCCGAACATGCTGGCCGGGCAGACGGCCATCGAGTTCGGGGCGACCGGACCCAACCTGGTGGTGGCCACCGCCTGCGCCTCGGGCGCGACCGCCATCGGCACGGCCCGGGACCTGCTCGCCCTCGGCCGCTGCGACATCGTCCTCGCGGGCGGCAGCGAGGCCATGGTCACCCCACTGGTCATGGCCGGCTTCGCCCAGATGGGGGCGCTGTCGAAACGGCACGACGACCCGGCCTCCGCGTCCCGGCCGTTCGACGCCGACCGGGACGGCTTCGTCGCCGGGGAGGGCGCCGGCATCCTCGTCATGGAACGGGTGGCGGACGCCCGCGCCCGCGGCGCCCATGTGCACGGCCGGATCATCGGCTACGGCGCCACCGCCGACGCCCACCACATGACGTCGCCGCACCCCGACGGCGCGGGCATCGAGGCCGCCGTCCGCGCCGCGCTCGCCGACGCGGGCGCGGACCCGGACGACGTCCAGCACGTCAACGCCCACGGCACGTCGACACCGCTGAACGACCTGGCGGAAGCCCGCATGATCGGCCGGACGCTGCGCGGGGACCCGCTGGTCACATCCACGAAGGGAGTCACCGGACACCTGCTCGGCGCGGCCGGGGCGGTCGAGGCCGCCTTCACCGTGCTGAGCGTCGAGCACGAACTCGTGCCCCCCACCGCCAACCTCGTCATGCCCGACTCCAGGATCGACATCAAACTCGCGCAGACCGCCACCTACATGCCCATCGACCTCGCCCTGAGCAACTCCCTGGGCTTCGGCGGCCAGAACACGGCCCTGGCCATCGCCCCGGCCTGA
- a CDS encoding beta-ketoacyl-ACP synthase III, with protein MSTGRAAVICGIGSYVPPDVVTNEDLARRLDTSDDWIRSRTGIARRRVVAPGTATSDLAVEAGLRALKSAGDGRAGAVVLATTTPDQPCPATAPQVAARLGLGEVPAFDVAAVCSGFLYGLASSAGLIAAGVTDRVLLIAADAFTTIINPEDRTTAVIFADGAGAVLLRAGSPEEPGAVGPLVLGSDGGLSHLIEVPAGGSRQRSSGREPAPEDRFFRMVGRDTYRHAVERMTATSTEAAERAGWRPCDVDRFAAHQANARILEAVSERLGIPGERRLSNIARVGNTGAASLPLLLAESAADGRLTAGHRLLLTAFGGGLSWGATTLVWPEVQTV; from the coding sequence GTGAGCACCGGACGGGCCGCCGTGATCTGCGGGATCGGGTCGTACGTCCCGCCCGACGTGGTCACCAACGAGGACCTGGCCCGGCGCCTGGACACCTCGGACGACTGGATCCGCTCGCGCACCGGGATCGCCCGGCGCCGTGTGGTCGCCCCGGGCACGGCGACCAGCGACCTGGCGGTCGAGGCGGGCCTGCGGGCGCTGAAGTCGGCGGGAGACGGGCGGGCGGGCGCGGTGGTGCTGGCCACCACCACCCCGGACCAGCCGTGCCCGGCCACCGCGCCGCAGGTCGCGGCGCGGCTCGGACTCGGCGAGGTGCCCGCCTTCGACGTGGCCGCCGTCTGCTCCGGCTTCCTCTACGGCCTGGCCAGCTCGGCGGGCCTGATCGCCGCCGGGGTGACGGACCGGGTGCTGCTGATCGCCGCGGACGCGTTCACGACGATCATCAACCCCGAGGACCGCACCACAGCGGTGATCTTCGCGGACGGCGCGGGCGCGGTGCTGCTGCGGGCCGGCTCCCCCGAGGAGCCGGGCGCGGTGGGCCCGCTCGTGCTGGGCAGCGACGGCGGGCTGAGCCATCTGATCGAGGTGCCGGCCGGAGGGTCGCGGCAGCGGTCGTCCGGCCGGGAGCCCGCACCGGAGGACCGTTTCTTCCGGATGGTGGGCCGCGACACCTACCGGCACGCGGTGGAGCGGATGACCGCCACCTCCACCGAGGCGGCCGAGCGGGCCGGCTGGCGGCCGTGCGACGTCGACCGGTTCGCCGCGCACCAGGCCAACGCCCGCATCCTGGAGGCGGTCTCGGAGCGGCTCGGCATCCCCGGCGAACGGCGGCTGAGCAACATCGCACGGGTCGGCAACACCGGCGCCGCCTCACTGCCGCTGCTGCTGGCCGAGAGCGCGGCGGACGGACGGCTCACCGCGGGGCACCGGCTGCTGCTGACCGCGTTCGGCGGCGGGCTGTCCTGGGGCGCGACCACGCTGGTCTGGCCCGAGGTGCAGACCGTCTGA
- a CDS encoding flavin reductase family protein, with protein sequence MSTATATGPRTRRPVRQDPAERRRALYHLASPVSVLTTGPESRMHGTTASTVTLVSREPLLVGVVLRAGSSFARRAAAEGRFAINVLGGDQAEVARRFADSGRPDGSAQFAGLPWTADPYAQAPLIAGALAHYTCRFHSAHPAGDSELLLGHVVRARADEGLPLLSYAGRLHAGTLHPAKEAAAS encoded by the coding sequence ATGAGCACCGCGACCGCGACCGGCCCGCGCACGCGCCGGCCCGTCCGCCAGGACCCGGCCGAACGGCGCCGGGCGCTCTACCACCTGGCGTCCCCCGTGTCGGTGCTGACCACCGGCCCGGAGAGCCGGATGCACGGCACCACCGCGAGCACGGTCACCCTGGTCTCGCGCGAGCCGCTCCTCGTCGGCGTCGTGCTGCGGGCCGGTTCGTCCTTCGCGCGGCGGGCCGCCGCCGAGGGCCGGTTCGCGATCAACGTGCTGGGCGGTGACCAGGCGGAGGTGGCCCGCCGGTTCGCCGACAGCGGGCGCCCCGACGGCAGCGCCCAGTTCGCGGGCCTGCCCTGGACCGCGGACCCGTACGCGCAGGCCCCGCTCATCGCGGGCGCGCTCGCCCACTACACCTGCCGCTTCCACTCCGCCCATCCCGCGGGCGACAGCGAGCTGCTGCTCGGCCACGTCGTGCGCGCCAGGGCGGACGAAGGGCTCCCCCTGCTGAGTTACGCCGGCCGCCTGCACGCCGGCACCCTGCATCCGGCGAAGGAGGCCGCCGCGTCATGA
- a CDS encoding acyl carrier protein has product MLEQLKEILSNKLKVSPEAITPEATREDIELDSLAVVELSLLLKSELGLDVSDDDLLEAETVADMVRLMEERSAKV; this is encoded by the coding sequence ATGCTGGAGCAGCTCAAGGAAATCCTGTCCAACAAGCTCAAGGTGTCGCCCGAGGCCATCACCCCGGAGGCCACCCGGGAGGACATCGAGCTGGACTCGCTGGCCGTGGTGGAGCTGTCGTTGCTGCTGAAGTCCGAGCTCGGCCTGGACGTCAGCGACGACGACCTGCTGGAGGCGGAAACCGTGGCCGACATGGTCCGGCTGATGGAGGAGCGGAGTGCGAAGGTCTGA
- a CDS encoding aspartate aminotransferase family protein: MTVIQESPAASSADAEAEVLGLYRAHLSKGRATLAELFGSHMEVASEGAWLTTSDGERFLNAGGYGVFVMGARHPIVMEEVERQLRTHPTATRILLEPTVARAAEALVSVLPPGLDRVHFALSGAEAVETGLKLARAGGFKRTVSMRGGYHGKTLGALSATAKEVYQRPFRPLVPDFLHLPFGDADALEAELAAHPGEVCVILEPVQGEGGVIIPPKGYLKRVEELVREYDGFLILDEVQSGFGRLGEWWGADIEGVLPDVLLAGKALGGGVMPVSAAVATRKAFRPFDKDPYVHTATFSGQPVLMAAVQGAIRAVKEERLVTRALDLGARLLPAITEIARRNIPDLVVDVRGRGLLIGVELVEAGLAGELLIELFNHGVVANHSMNGSSVVRFTPPAVLGDTDVDFLLNSFDLATRDLVRGAAKMPEGGN, from the coding sequence GTGACCGTCATCCAGGAATCCCCGGCGGCTTCGTCCGCCGACGCCGAGGCAGAGGTCCTTGGCCTGTACCGCGCGCATCTGAGCAAGGGCCGGGCCACGCTCGCCGAGCTGTTCGGCAGCCACATGGAGGTGGCGTCCGAGGGCGCCTGGCTCACCACCAGCGACGGTGAGCGCTTCCTCAACGCCGGCGGCTACGGCGTGTTCGTGATGGGCGCCCGCCACCCGATCGTGATGGAGGAGGTGGAGCGCCAGCTGCGCACCCACCCCACCGCGACCCGCATCCTGCTGGAGCCCACCGTGGCCCGCGCGGCCGAGGCACTGGTCTCGGTGCTGCCGCCCGGTCTGGACCGGGTGCACTTCGCGCTGTCGGGGGCGGAGGCGGTGGAGACCGGCCTGAAGCTGGCCCGCGCGGGCGGTTTCAAGCGCACGGTCTCCATGCGCGGCGGCTACCACGGCAAGACCCTCGGCGCGCTGTCGGCCACCGCCAAGGAGGTCTACCAGCGGCCGTTCCGCCCGCTGGTGCCCGACTTCCTGCACCTGCCCTTCGGTGACGCCGACGCCCTGGAGGCCGAACTCGCCGCCCACCCGGGCGAGGTGTGCGTCATCCTCGAACCGGTCCAGGGCGAGGGTGGTGTGATCATCCCGCCGAAGGGCTACCTCAAGCGCGTCGAGGAGCTGGTGCGCGAGTACGACGGCTTCCTGATCCTCGACGAGGTGCAGTCCGGCTTCGGCCGGCTCGGCGAGTGGTGGGGCGCCGACATCGAGGGCGTCCTCCCGGACGTCCTGCTCGCCGGCAAGGCGCTCGGCGGCGGAGTGATGCCGGTCTCGGCGGCCGTCGCCACCCGCAAGGCCTTCCGCCCCTTCGACAAGGACCCCTACGTCCACACCGCCACGTTCTCCGGCCAGCCGGTGCTGATGGCCGCGGTCCAGGGCGCCATCCGGGCCGTGAAGGAGGAGCGCCTGGTCACCAGGGCGCTGGACCTCGGCGCCCGGCTGCTGCCGGCGATCACCGAGATCGCGCGCCGCAACATCCCCGACCTCGTGGTGGACGTGCGCGGCCGGGGCCTGCTGATCGGCGTCGAGCTCGTCGAGGCCGGGCTGGCCGGCGAGCTGCTGATCGAACTGTTCAACCACGGAGTGGTCGCCAACCATTCGATGAACGGCAGCTCGGTGGTGCGGTTCACCCCGCCCGCCGTGCTCGGCGACACCGACGTGGACTTCCTCCTCAACTCCTTCGACCTGGCCACCCGCGACCTCGTACGGGGCGCGGCCAAGATGCCGGAAGGCGGTAACTGA
- a CDS encoding acyl-CoA dehydrogenase family protein, which translates to MRSLELARSVCERFHPGLLKELDQIPYTDRERPGSPVIDLFRIHGGVGLLIPEEYGGHGADALDALRVQLALGAVSPSLVAAVSMHHFTIAMLYSLAVKEGRLTDEQTALLRRIVPDQQVMASGWAEGRTAQNILKPAVTARPVRDGFLLTGAKKPCSLSRSMSLLTASVAIHGDDGEPELALALVPADAPGLTVHPYWGNDLLAGAESEEVRLEDVFVPAGMVVRAGADDPNRLDDLQSAGFVWFEMLISAGYAGGALALVEQVLERERGSVAERASLAVDMETAVALLEGVARATGPEPGDEESVARVLVARYAVQNALPDIASRALELLGGLDFISGSGPAQAAAALRALAFHPPSRAAAAEPLLRWFDGGELVLA; encoded by the coding sequence TTGCGTTCCCTCGAACTCGCCCGCTCCGTCTGCGAGCGCTTCCACCCCGGTCTGCTCAAGGAGCTGGACCAGATCCCGTACACCGACCGCGAGCGGCCCGGCAGTCCGGTGATCGACCTGTTCCGCATCCACGGCGGGGTCGGTCTGCTGATCCCCGAGGAGTACGGCGGCCACGGCGCCGACGCCCTGGACGCGTTGCGGGTCCAGCTGGCCCTGGGCGCCGTGTCCCCGTCGCTGGTGGCGGCCGTGTCGATGCACCACTTCACCATCGCGATGCTGTACTCGCTGGCCGTGAAGGAGGGCCGGCTGACCGACGAGCAGACGGCCCTGCTGCGCCGGATCGTGCCCGACCAGCAGGTGATGGCGTCCGGCTGGGCCGAGGGCCGGACGGCGCAGAACATCCTCAAGCCGGCCGTGACCGCCCGCCCGGTGCGCGACGGGTTCCTGCTCACCGGCGCCAAGAAGCCGTGCAGCCTCTCCCGTTCGATGAGCCTGCTCACGGCGAGCGTCGCCATCCACGGCGACGACGGCGAGCCGGAGCTGGCGCTCGCCCTGGTGCCGGCCGACGCGCCCGGCCTGACCGTGCACCCGTACTGGGGTAACGACCTGCTGGCGGGCGCGGAGAGCGAAGAGGTGCGGCTGGAGGACGTGTTCGTGCCGGCCGGCATGGTCGTGCGGGCCGGCGCCGACGACCCGAACCGCCTCGACGACCTCCAGTCGGCCGGGTTCGTCTGGTTCGAGATGCTGATCTCCGCCGGCTACGCGGGCGGTGCGCTGGCGCTGGTGGAGCAGGTGCTGGAGCGCGAGCGCGGCAGCGTGGCGGAGCGGGCCTCCCTCGCCGTGGACATGGAGACCGCGGTCGCGCTGCTGGAGGGCGTCGCGCGGGCGACCGGCCCGGAGCCCGGTGACGAGGAGTCGGTGGCCCGCGTGCTGGTGGCCCGGTACGCCGTGCAGAACGCCCTGCCCGACATCGCCTCCCGCGCCCTGGAGCTGTTGGGCGGCCTGGACTTCATCAGCGGCTCCGGTCCGGCACAGGCCGCCGCGGCGCTGCGGGCCCTCGCCTTCCACCCGCCGTCGCGCGCCGCCGCCGCCGAACCGCTGCTGCGCTGGTTCGACGGCGGAGAGCTCGTCCTCGCCTAG
- a CDS encoding ferritin family protein, with protein MTQSKVLVAPEADWDKAPGLLDGAKELTLGPEECDLAYWITSVAQGTLRDRGVTGHHDDAIVPDFLKEPGPLREALVLEFGLRGLSEELATRLLGHYVSIAPGIPEMEFYATQLLDEARHARVFRNHLVELGIPADTLLKSIDEMARDYRARVLDPVVDFTLDIVRDQADFPGGVAVFAIVIEGVLAPAAELSERKWTPLSPATGEISRGTAIDEIRHLTVASTILRDHVAAHPEYRPRLLEILRAGVRLWDEIPDREFVIHREELFQEGMLRHADRIGDYEIWPGVRMLDTTPEQRYDMAERWTDEMAEARMAYMGLPLEILSSPGPGA; from the coding sequence ATGACGCAGTCCAAGGTACTCGTGGCCCCCGAGGCCGACTGGGACAAGGCGCCCGGTCTGCTGGACGGGGCGAAGGAACTCACCCTCGGTCCCGAGGAGTGCGACCTCGCCTACTGGATCACCTCGGTGGCCCAGGGCACGCTGCGCGACCGCGGCGTGACCGGCCACCACGACGACGCGATCGTCCCGGACTTCCTGAAGGAGCCGGGCCCGCTGCGCGAGGCGCTGGTGCTGGAGTTCGGTCTGCGCGGGCTGTCCGAGGAGCTGGCCACCCGGCTGCTCGGCCACTACGTGTCGATCGCGCCCGGCATCCCCGAGATGGAGTTCTACGCCACCCAGCTGCTCGACGAGGCACGGCACGCCCGCGTGTTCCGCAACCACCTGGTGGAGCTCGGCATCCCGGCCGACACGCTCCTGAAGAGCATCGACGAGATGGCCCGGGACTACCGCGCCCGGGTGCTGGACCCGGTGGTCGACTTCACCCTCGACATCGTCCGGGACCAGGCCGACTTCCCCGGCGGTGTCGCCGTGTTCGCCATCGTCATCGAGGGCGTGCTGGCGCCGGCCGCCGAGCTGAGCGAACGCAAGTGGACTCCCCTGTCCCCGGCCACCGGCGAGATCTCCCGCGGCACCGCGATCGACGAGATCCGCCATCTGACGGTGGCCAGCACCATCCTGCGCGACCACGTGGCCGCGCACCCCGAGTACCGTCCGCGCCTGCTGGAGATCCTGCGGGCCGGCGTGCGGCTGTGGGACGAGATCCCCGACCGGGAGTTCGTGATCCACCGCGAGGAACTGTTCCAGGAGGGCATGCTCCGGCACGCCGACCGGATCGGCGACTACGAGATCTGGCCCGGCGTGCGGATGCTCGACACCACTCCCGAGCAGCGCTATGACATGGCCGAGCGGTGGACCGACGAGATGGCCGAGGCCCGGATGGCCTACATGGGCCTGCCCCTGGAGATCCTCAGCAGTCCGGGGCCGGGCGCGTGA
- a CDS encoding aldehyde dehydrogenase family protein: protein MLREAAQEESAEAPSDIKSYDLYIAGKDVAGDGWVYTVSGRSLLEDVFTSVSLKRALEQDPESEAARHPYVVGRCAVADDASIDLATQAAAAAAPDWAAVPLERRMRLGTRFREELIKHQDEFLRMLVAESHPVKLARWELSCLLQIYSPGSLRWYTKQMRVEKEYAGRTLVLHRQPDGVVAFNPPQNAPLPSAALCVLALMAGNAVVVRAPRSIALSTMWLLRDVVAPLLEEMDAPAGVLNAVCSNPKQTMDRWIADPLINDIFYIGGSQEGLRFEQQCVAHGKKPILELAGNDGIVVWKDADVKWAAEAITEAFYGSGQICMVPNYVLVHPDVADSLIAEVKEQVKGIRPGLPEEEDVLLSPVRRSERFFRLLRQALDNGAELVTGGHRTELDGTPSETGVFLQPTVVRVDGLDRARTYDVVREETFFPLVPIVVPEREDDDALLEAFLRFVNSNDYGLRNSLWSRSDHVIETFVRRVVNGGLLKVNDSHIGFLPYLPSHGGTGRTGGAFGEANYPMLKTSHVQGVSIARGVSPYDAVFGA, encoded by the coding sequence ATGCTTCGCGAAGCCGCGCAGGAGGAGAGTGCCGAGGCACCTTCCGATATCAAGAGCTACGACCTCTACATAGCGGGCAAGGACGTCGCGGGTGACGGGTGGGTGTACACCGTCAGCGGCCGGTCCCTGCTGGAAGACGTGTTCACCAGCGTGAGCCTGAAGCGCGCCCTGGAGCAGGACCCGGAGTCGGAGGCGGCCAGGCACCCGTACGTCGTCGGGCGCTGCGCGGTCGCGGACGACGCGTCCATCGACCTGGCCACGCAGGCCGCGGCAGCCGCCGCACCCGACTGGGCGGCCGTGCCGCTGGAGCGGCGGATGCGGCTGGGCACCCGGTTCCGCGAGGAACTCATCAAGCACCAGGACGAGTTCCTGCGCATGCTGGTCGCCGAATCCCACCCGGTCAAGCTGGCCCGCTGGGAGCTGAGCTGCCTGCTGCAGATCTACTCCCCGGGCTCTCTGCGCTGGTACACCAAGCAGATGCGGGTGGAGAAGGAGTACGCCGGCCGCACGCTGGTGCTGCACCGCCAGCCCGACGGTGTGGTGGCCTTCAACCCGCCGCAGAACGCACCCCTGCCGAGCGCCGCCCTGTGCGTGCTGGCGCTGATGGCCGGCAACGCGGTGGTGGTGCGGGCGCCGCGCAGCATCGCGCTGAGCACCATGTGGCTGCTGCGGGACGTGGTGGCACCGCTGCTGGAGGAGATGGACGCGCCGGCCGGGGTGCTCAATGCGGTGTGCAGCAACCCCAAGCAGACCATGGACCGCTGGATCGCGGACCCGCTGATCAACGACATCTTCTACATCGGCGGCAGCCAGGAGGGCCTGCGCTTCGAGCAGCAGTGCGTGGCGCACGGCAAGAAGCCCATCCTCGAACTGGCGGGCAACGACGGCATCGTGGTGTGGAAGGACGCCGACGTCAAGTGGGCGGCCGAGGCCATCACCGAGGCCTTCTACGGCTCCGGCCAGATCTGCATGGTGCCCAACTACGTGCTGGTGCACCCGGACGTCGCGGACAGCCTGATCGCCGAGGTGAAGGAGCAGGTCAAGGGCATCCGGCCGGGCCTGCCCGAGGAGGAGGACGTGCTGCTGTCGCCGGTGCGGCGCAGCGAGCGGTTCTTCCGGCTGCTGCGGCAGGCGCTGGACAACGGCGCCGAGCTGGTCACCGGCGGCCACCGCACCGAACTGGACGGCACGCCCTCGGAGACGGGGGTCTTCCTCCAGCCGACGGTGGTGCGCGTGGACGGCCTGGACCGGGCGCGCACCTACGACGTGGTGCGCGAGGAGACGTTCTTCCCGCTAGTGCCGATCGTGGTCCCCGAGCGGGAGGACGACGACGCCCTCCTGGAGGCGTTCCTGCGCTTCGTCAACAGCAACGACTACGGGCTGCGCAACTCCCTGTGGTCGCGTTCCGACCACGTCATCGAGACCTTCGTGCGGCGGGTCGTCAACGGCGGCCTGCTGAAGGTCAACGACTCCCACATCGGCTTCCTGCCCTACCTGCCCAGCCACGGCGGCACCGGCCGCACCGGCGGCGCCTTCGGCGAGGCCAACTACCCGATGCTCAAGACCTCCCACGTGCAGGGCGTCAGCATCGCCCGTGGCGTCAGCCCGTACGACGCGGTGTTCGGCGCCTGA
- the serS gene encoding serine--tRNA ligase yields the protein MHDPQELLKDGPQAVRRLARRRHDLDPAALADALRERNGAQAEVTRLRTELNRTARARRSGPPTEEEKASARALRAEVQRAEAAARTAAAHLTELLLSVPNIPLDAVPDGDSEKEAVEIRRGGPAPRPADGARHHADIGESLGILDGPAAARLSGARFAVARGAGARLERALRDFLLDLHTREHGYTEQSVPFLVDRDTMTGTGQLPKFEDDLFRTQVGERELFLIPTAEVPLTNLVAGRLLDSRSLPLAFTACTPCFRAEAGAYGRDTRGILRLHQFEKVELVRVCAPEDAPAQLELMVNHAEECLKRLELAHRVVLLPAGDLGFSARMTYDVEVWLPGSGSYREISSVSDCGTFQARRADIRVKRPDGTRTPAATLNGSALPIGRTVAALLEQGVREDGSVVLPEALVPYTGFRRILPGGDTA from the coding sequence GTGCACGATCCCCAAGAACTGCTGAAGGACGGGCCGCAGGCCGTACGGCGGCTGGCCCGCCGCCGCCACGACCTCGACCCGGCCGCGCTGGCCGACGCCCTGCGCGAGCGCAACGGCGCGCAGGCGGAGGTGACCCGGCTGCGCACCGAGCTGAACCGCACGGCCAGGGCCCGCCGCTCCGGCCCGCCGACCGAGGAGGAGAAGGCGTCCGCCCGGGCGCTGCGGGCCGAGGTGCAGCGGGCCGAGGCCGCCGCCCGCACGGCCGCGGCACACCTGACCGAGCTGCTGCTCTCCGTCCCCAACATCCCCCTGGACGCGGTCCCGGACGGCGACTCGGAGAAGGAGGCCGTGGAGATACGCCGGGGCGGTCCCGCTCCTCGTCCGGCGGACGGCGCCCGCCACCACGCCGACATCGGGGAGTCCCTCGGCATCCTCGACGGCCCGGCCGCGGCCCGGCTGTCCGGTGCCCGCTTCGCCGTCGCCCGCGGGGCCGGGGCACGACTGGAGCGGGCCCTGCGCGACTTCCTCCTCGACCTGCACACCCGTGAGCACGGCTACACCGAGCAGTCGGTGCCGTTCCTGGTCGACCGCGACACCATGACCGGTACCGGGCAGCTGCCCAAGTTCGAGGACGACCTGTTCCGCACCCAGGTCGGTGAGCGGGAGCTGTTCCTGATCCCCACCGCCGAGGTCCCGCTGACCAACCTGGTGGCCGGCCGGCTCCTGGACTCCCGCTCGTTGCCGCTGGCCTTCACCGCCTGCACGCCGTGCTTCCGGGCGGAGGCCGGGGCGTACGGCCGGGACACCCGCGGCATCCTGCGGCTGCACCAGTTCGAGAAGGTGGAGCTGGTGCGCGTCTGCGCCCCCGAGGACGCCCCGGCGCAGCTCGAACTCATGGTGAACCACGCCGAGGAGTGCCTGAAGCGCCTGGAACTGGCGCACCGCGTGGTGCTGCTGCCGGCCGGCGACCTCGGGTTCTCCGCCCGGATGACCTACGACGTCGAGGTGTGGCTGCCGGGCAGCGGCTCCTACCGGGAGATCTCCTCGGTCTCCGACTGCGGCACCTTCCAGGCGCGTCGCGCGGACATCCGCGTCAAGCGGCCCGACGGAACCAGGACGCCTGCGGCCACGCTGAACGGCTCGGCGCTGCCGATCGGCCGCACGGTCGCCGCGCTGCTGGAGCAGGGCGTGCGGGAGGACGGCTCGGTGGTGCTGCCCGAGGCCCTCGTCCCGTACACCGGCTTCCGCCGGATCCTGCCGGGCGGGGACACCGCGTAG
- a CDS encoding acyl carrier protein, with product MPPVDSTVQRLRDLPRAELAEEIESIVLKKFRAVLLMDESEDLPLDISYFDLGLTSLRLTEIRQSLERLLDLSINVSVLFNEPTVAHLVDHLTQAVQDSSSQES from the coding sequence ATGCCACCCGTCGACAGCACTGTTCAGCGCCTGCGTGATCTGCCGCGCGCCGAACTCGCCGAAGAAATCGAGTCGATCGTCCTGAAGAAATTCAGGGCGGTTCTCCTCATGGACGAATCCGAGGACCTCCCGCTCGACATCAGCTATTTCGATCTCGGACTCACCTCACTGCGGCTGACCGAGATACGGCAGAGCCTGGAGCGGCTCCTTGATCTCTCCATCAACGTCAGCGTGCTCTTCAACGAGCCGACGGTCGCCCATCTGGTGGACCACCTGACCCAGGCCGTCCAGGACAGTTCCTCTCAGGAAAGCTAA
- a CDS encoding type II toxin-antitoxin system RatA family toxin: MRHVELDALIPGEQAETVLHAVRRWERYPDLAPHVNATTVHAAYPDPAASSSWELHFRSGLLRWTEDDTVLPEQGEIRFEQSDGDFDSFSGTWSVTQDGDDVAVRFDADFDFGIPSLEGILDPIAERVIKETVAWALTGLFPAVRISGGIELTPPAAVGA; encoded by the coding sequence GTGAGGCACGTCGAACTCGATGCCCTGATACCCGGGGAGCAGGCCGAGACGGTCCTGCACGCCGTACGGCGCTGGGAGCGGTACCCGGACCTGGCGCCCCACGTCAACGCGACCACGGTGCACGCCGCCTACCCCGACCCCGCCGCCTCCTCCAGCTGGGAGCTGCACTTCCGCAGCGGCCTGCTGCGCTGGACCGAGGACGACACCGTGCTGCCGGAGCAGGGCGAGATCCGCTTCGAGCAGTCCGACGGGGACTTCGACTCCTTCTCCGGGACCTGGTCGGTGACGCAGGACGGCGACGACGTCGCGGTCCGCTTCGACGCCGACTTCGACTTCGGCATCCCGAGTCTGGAGGGCATCCTCGACCCGATCGCCGAGCGGGTCATCAAGGAGACCGTGGCCTGGGCGCTGACCGGTCTGTTCCCCGCCGTGCGCATCAGCGGCGGCATCGAACTCACCCCGCCCGCCGCGGTCGGCGCCTAG